The window CTTCCGGGCCAAGGGGCACTCGGGATTTGCCGCTCGCGGGAAGGATATCGTCTGTGCGGGCGCGTCCGCGATCCTGCACACCGCTGCCCTCGGGGTGGTGCGCCACCTGGGCATTTCGGCCCGAGTGAAAGCGGACGAGGGGTACCTGGAGCTGGCGCTGGAGAAGGACCGGGGACAGCTCGCCCCGGCCGAGGCGGACCGGTGGCAGCAGGCGCAGGCCGTCCTGGAGGCGGCCGTGCTGGGTATCGAGGAGATTGAGCGCCAGTACCCCAAGCACGTGCGGCTGGAGGTACGGCAGGGCGCTGCACGGCGATGAGAGAGAAGCGAGGGGGTGTGACTGACAGATGCTGGACAACAAGGCCCTTGTGATGGACCTTCAGCGCTTCGCCCATAAGAAGGGCGCCGGGAGCTCGCGCAACGGGCGCGACAGCAACCCCAAGTACCTGGGCGTGAAGCGTTCGGACGGGCAGTGGGTGACGGCCGGCAGCATCATCGTGCGCCAGCGCGGCAGCCGCATCCGGGCCGGCTCCAACGTCGGCGTGGGCCGGGACTACACCCTCTACGCCCTGGTGGACGGTCACGTGTCGTTCGAGTCCCGCGGCGGTGCGCGCGTGGTAACGGTGGAGCCGGCCGGGGGGACCGTGACCGCCTGAAGGCGGGCGCGCCTGCGCAGGCAGGATTCGCCCGGGCAGAGTCGGGACGTGCCGGGGCCCTCGGGGATCGGGCGGCGTACCGCCCGCGGCGGCTTGTGGCGGCGCTGCGTGGCGATCCCCGGGGGTCTGTGCCGTCCGGGTGCAGAAGGTGCGGCCTCCCATGAAGGAAGCCCGGCTGGTCGACGAGGCGGTCATCGAGGTGCAGGCCGGGAGCGGCGGCAACGGTGTGATCAGCTTCCGCCGGGAAAAGTACGTACCCAGGGGCGGCCCGGACGGCGGGGACGGTGGCCGGGGGGGCCACGTCTACGTCGAGGCGGACCCGCGCCTTTCTACGCTGATGGACTTTCGCTTCCGGAAGCACTTCCGCGCCGGGCGGGGTGAACACGGCAGCGGTGCCCGCAAGGAGGGCGCCGACGGCGCGGACGTCCTCATCCGGGTCCCGGTCGGCACCATGGTTTACGACGCCGATACGGGGGAGCTTCTGGCCGACATGACCGCCCCTGGCCTGCGGGTGATGGTGGCGCGAGGCGGGCGGGGCGGGCGCGGCAACGCCCGCTTCGTGACCCCGATCCGGCGAGCCCCCCGCATCGCCGAGCGGGGGGATCCTGGCGAACGCCGCCGGCTTCGCCTGGAGCTGAAGCTCCTGGCCGACGTGGGGCTGGTGGGCCCTCCGAACGCCGGCAAGTCGAGCCTGTTGGCCATAAGCACCAACGCCCACCCGAAGATCGCCCCCTACCCCTTCACGACCCTCGGCCCAACTTTGGGCATCGTTCGCGTCGGCCCCGAGGAGAGCTTCGTTCTCGCCGATATTCCGGGGCTCATCGAGGGAGCCCACCGGGGAGCGGGGCTTGGCCACCGGTTCCTGCGGCACGTGGAGCGCACCCGGCTCCTGATCGTGGTGGTGGACGCAAGCGCCCAGCACGGGGTGGATCCCGTCGAGAGCGTGGAGGTCACCCGCCGGGAACTGGAGCTGTACAACCCGCGCCTCGCCAGGCGCCCGACCCTCGTCGCGGCGAACAAGATGGACCTTCCCGAAGCACGGGCTCGCTGGCCCGCCCTCGAGGCTGAACTCAAAGCGCGCGGCCTTGAGGCCTGGCCCGTCAGCGCTGCGACCGGGGACGGGGTGCGCGCCCTTCTGCAGCGTGCGGCGGCCCTGCTGCGAACACTGCCGGCGTCATCCCCGGAGGGAGACGATCGGGAGGCCGAACCGCCGGCCCCCGTTATGCCCGCTGCAGGCCGGGGCCCCCGCTTCGTGGCGGTGGAAAAGACCCCCGAAGGCTTCTTGCTCAGGGCGCCATGGCTCGAACGGCTCGCGGCGCGCCTCGACCTGGAGGGGCAGCCGGATGCCCTGGCCTATCTGTACGAGGTGCTGCGGCGGGCGAAGGTGCTGGACCGTCTCCGGAGGCAGGGAGCCGCCCCGGGCGACCCCATCCGGGTGGGAGAGAGCGTCTTTCCATACCGCCCGTGAAGGAGTGGGGTTTTTCGGTACGAACAAAGCCGCAGTCCACCACACGCGACACGACACCGGGAGACGGGCGGGTGGGCACGTGGGCGTTCGAATCGGGCTGATGGGCGGAACCTTTGATCCCATTCACCACGGCCATCTGGTCACGGCAGACGGGGCGCGCTTCGAGTTTGACTTGCAGCGCGTGCTGTTCGTGCCTTCCGGGATGCCGCCCCACAAGCTGGGCCGCGAGGTGACCCCGGCCGAACACCGCTATCTGATGGCGGTGCTGGCCACGTTGAGTAACCCTTATTTCGAGGTCTCCCGGGTCGACATCGACCGGCCCGGGCCCAGCTACACCGTTGACACCATCGAGCAGGCCCGGCAGGCCCTTGGGCCCGACGCGGAACTTTACTTCATCACGGGCGCCGACGCCATCCTGGAGAT of the Bacillota bacterium genome contains:
- the obgE gene encoding GTPase ObgE, with the protein product MKEARLVDEAVIEVQAGSGGNGVISFRREKYVPRGGPDGGDGGRGGHVYVEADPRLSTLMDFRFRKHFRAGRGEHGSGARKEGADGADVLIRVPVGTMVYDADTGELLADMTAPGLRVMVARGGRGGRGNARFVTPIRRAPRIAERGDPGERRRLRLELKLLADVGLVGPPNAGKSSLLAISTNAHPKIAPYPFTTLGPTLGIVRVGPEESFVLADIPGLIEGAHRGAGLGHRFLRHVERTRLLIVVVDASAQHGVDPVESVEVTRRELELYNPRLARRPTLVAANKMDLPEARARWPALEAELKARGLEAWPVSAATGDGVRALLQRAAALLRTLPASSPEGDDREAEPPAPVMPAAGRGPRFVAVEKTPEGFLLRAPWLERLAARLDLEGQPDALAYLYEVLRRAKVLDRLRRQGAAPGDPIRVGESVFPYRP
- the rpmA gene encoding 50S ribosomal protein L27, whose translation is MLDNKALVMDLQRFAHKKGAGSSRNGRDSNPKYLGVKRSDGQWVTAGSIIVRQRGSRIRAGSNVGVGRDYTLYALVDGHVSFESRGGARVVTVEPAGGTVTA
- the nadD gene encoding nicotinate-nucleotide adenylyltransferase, with the translated sequence MGVRIGLMGGTFDPIHHGHLVTADGARFEFDLQRVLFVPSGMPPHKLGREVTPAEHRYLMAVLATLSNPYFEVSRVDIDRPGPSYTVDTIEQARQALGPDAELYFITGADAILEILTWKDPDRLLASCHVIAATRPGYDLGRLENSIGDLFVRFRHRIHVLQVPAMSISSSDIRERVRTGHPIRYLVPEPVADYIYKHRLYATASGTQGTAEPVAVNRALSTRG
- a CDS encoding ribosomal-processing cysteine protease Prp, whose product is FRAKGHSGFAARGKDIVCAGASAILHTAALGVVRHLGISARVKADEGYLELALEKDRGQLAPAEADRWQQAQAVLEAAVLGIEEIERQYPKHVRLEVRQGAARR